In the Longimicrobiaceae bacterium genome, CGCACGTTGTCGATCCACGCCCACAGGTCTGCCGAGCTGACGATGCCGCGCTTGAGCGTCACGTCGGCCACCTTGTGCACGCCCGGCACCTTGCGCACGTGGTTCTCGGCGTCGTTGCCGTTGCGGTACTCGGCCACCGTGATCTCGGTGCCCAGCCCGGACACGTCCGAGAAGCCGCCCAGCGGCTCGTCGGGGCCCACGTCCCCGTTCAGGTTCACCAGGAAGTTGAAGGCGCCGTATGGGGTGATGCGGTCCGGCATGGCGGAGTCCTCCTAGAGGTCGTGTCTGGTCGATGTGAGGGGCGGGCGCCCCGCGCGGCCGGCGCGCGGGGCGTCCCCGTTGGCTCAGCTGCGGTTGTCGGCGGTCTTCTGGCCGATGCGGAAGATCACGAACTCCGCGGGCTTCAGCGCCGCCACCCCGATCAGGCAGATCAGGCGGCCGTTGTCCAGGTCGTTCTGCGTCATGGTGCTGCGGTCGCACTTGACGAAATACGCCTCCTTGGCCGAGCCGCCCAGCAGCGCCCCGTTGCGCCACTCGTTGTACAGGAACGACGAGATGGTCTCGCGCACGTTGGCCCACAGGCGCTCGCCGTTGCTCTCGAACACGGCCCACTGCGTCCCCTGGTCGATTGACCGCTCCAGGTAGTTGAAGTAGCGCCGCACGTTCACGTACTTCCACTCCGGGTCCGAGCTGACGGTGCGCGCGCCCCACACCCGGAAGCCGCGCCCCGCGAAGAAGCGCAGGCAGTTCACGCCCAGCGGGTTCAGCACCTCCTGCTGCGCGTAGTTGATGTCGGACTCGAACCGGATCGCGCTGCGCACCACCTCGTTCGCGGGCGCCTTGTGCACGCCGCGCTGCACGTCGCTGCGGGCGTACACGCCGGCCACGAAGCCGCTGGGCGGCAGGTTGATCTCGCGGGGGATGTCGTCGCGGCCCGGGCGCGCCTGCGGGTTGGAGACGGTGACCCACGGATAGTAGAGCGCCGCCTTGGTGGAGTCGATCAGGCTGCGCACCTGGCGCGCCTCGCCCACGATCTGCTCCGGCGGCGTGTCGAGCACCGCGATGCGGTACGCCCGCGGCCGCTCCACGTGCTGGATCAGCGCACCCTGGATGCCCTGCCAGTCCTCGTACGCCGAGTGGCCGGGCGCCGCCACGATGGACACGTCGTCCAGCGGCTCCATGGCCCCGAACGCCGCCTCGTACGCCGCCGTCATCGGCGGGCCGCCGTCGTCGCCGCCGGCCAGGTCCACCACCACGCGGTCCGTGCTGCCGAACAGCGCGTTGCGCAGCGCCAGGCCCGGCACCGAGCCGCTGAGCTCGAAGGCGTACATGTGCTCCAGCTGCTCCGCGCGGCGGCTGGGGCGCACGGCCAGGATGTGCCCGATCCACTGCGGGTGCGCGGGGTCGAAGCCCACGCCCTCGTACGAGCTCTGGTTGCCGTCCGCGTCGTCGGCCACCACCACCATGCTCAGGAAGTCGGCCCCGCCGGGAGGCGCCTGGTTGGGAAGCAGGCCGCCCAGCGAGAGCGCCCCGCCGCCGGCGTCCGTCCATCCCCCGCCCGCGCCGCGCAGCCAGTACTCGATCTCGGGCCCGTCGCTGCCCGTGGCCGTGGTCGTCGCCAGGCCGATGGCCGCCTGGGCCGCGCCCGCCGTGACCGCCAGCGTGGCCGCCGCGCCCGTCGCCACCGTGGTGAACCACACCTCGCCCGCGTCGTTCTGCAGCACGCGGACCCCGTGCGGGGTGAGCAGCGCGTCCAGCTCCGACGGCGTCACGTGGGCCACGTCGGCCACCGTGTTCGCCGCGTCGGCCACGTTCACGTCGGCCAGGTCCGCCGCGAAGCCGAACGCCGGGTTGGCGTGCACCTTCACCGACGCGCCCGAGCCGCGGCGCTCCGTGCCCACGCGCAGCTTGTTCGCGGTGATCTCGGCCCATCCGCCGCGGAGCTGGCTGTTCACCTCCTCCACCATCGCGGCGCGCTCCAGGTTCTGGGCCGAGAGCGTGACCGCCTGCGTCTCGCCGTCGATCTCCACCGTGAGCGTGCGCGACGCGGCGTCGCCGAAGTCGATCACCGCGTCGGGCAGCGCCGTGCCGGTCACGAAGGCGGCCTCGCCCTTGAAGTTCACGGTGGCCGGCGCGCCGCCGCTCACGGCCATCGTGAGCGACTGGCCGTCCTTGAGCGTGAACACCTGGCCCGCCGCCTTGAGCCGCGCCGGGCGTGCCGGGGCCACCGCCGCGTCGGACCCGCCGGTGCGCAGCAGCGTGCCGGGCCGGGCGTTCGCCATGGTCTGCACCGTGGCCGGCGTGGCCTGCTGGATCAGCGTGATCCGGCCGTTGCCCGCCCCGCCGGGGAAGCGCGCCACGAAGTGGAAGCTGTTGCCGGGGCCGCCCCCGGCCAGCACCGTGGGCGAGGCCGCCACGCCCCCGCTGGGCGAGCCGCCCGCCTGGAAGGCCCGCGACACGTACAGCCGCCCGCCGCCCTCGTTGAAGTACGAGCGCGCGGCGTGGGCCACGAAGTTCGGCATGCCGAACAGGTCGTCGAGGCCGCCGTAGATCCGCTGGAAGTCGGCGAAGCTGGTCACCAGCTCGGGCACGTCGCCCACGGGGCCGCGCCGCGTGGGCCCCACGAACGCCGTGGTGCTGGTGCTCACCCCCTCGATCGACTTGGCCCGGAAGCTCGTCTCTTCGACGTACACGCCTGGCGCAAGGTATTCAGGCATTGCAGGCTTCTCCTTTCGTGGCAACGATGGTCCGGGCCCGCCCGCCGTCGTGGCGGCCTGCCCGCGCGCACCCGGCGCGCACCCCTCTGGCTCCGCGGGCGCGGAGTCTCCGCTTCCCTCTTACAGCGTCCTCACCAGCACCTGGCCCGAGGCCAGGGTCACCGCCGTCGTGCGCACCGCCAGGTCCGCGCGGCGCGCCTCCAGGTCGTCGGGGTCCGGCAGCCGCCCCGCCGCCGCCGGGTCCCACACCACCTGCAGCAGCACGTCCATGGTGCTCGTCACCACCGCGCCGCCGCCCGTGGCCCACGTGGTCACCGGGATCCCCGGCACCGCCACCAGCGCCTCGCCGCGCGCGTCCGCCAGCCCGCTGGAGAGCAGCGTCCCGTCCGCCGCCTTCACGGCGCGGACGAGGGCGCCCGGCAGCGTCGTCCCCGGCGCATCTCCCGCCACCGTGGCGCGGATCACCGCCCAGCCCGGCGCGGGCCGCGCCGCCGGCGAGGGGAAGAGCCGCACCTCCACCGGCAGGAAGAGCGAGTCCGCGTGGGCCGCGTTCGCCGGCCGCGGGTCGCGCGGCAGGGAGATGCGGTGCCGCCGCGACAGGTAGCGCCCCGCGGGGTCGGCTACGTCGAACTCCACCGGCTCCGCGGCGTCCGGGTCGTACTCCGGAGCGTCGATCGTCGCCGTCGCGTCGTGCTGTCCCGGCGCGCCCGTGACCACGAAGAGGCCCTGGAGGTTGCGCGTGCCGCGGATGCCGTCGGGGAAGCCCACGCGCAGCCGGTCCAGCACGCGCAGGCCCGTCACCGCGTCCACGAAGCGGATCGCCCCCAGCACCCGCCGGTCCGCCGCCTCGGCCGTCACCGCGCCGGCCCGGACGAGTCGAACCCGAAGCGCGACGCCACGCTGGGCGCCCCCTCGGCCGCCTGCCCGCCGATGCGGACCACGCGGGCGATGTACGACACGCTCAGCCGGTAGGCGGGGTCCAGCGCGTCCCAGATGCGCATCAGGTCCTCGGTGCTCAGCTCCGCGGGGATCAGCTGGATGAAGTCGCCCGTCGTCCACTCCGCCTCGGGCGTGAGCGCCGACACGTCGAGCACGGGGTGGCGGTGCAGCTGGTCCAGCGCCCACGCCAGCAGCACGTGCTCGTCCATCGCGTTGTCGGCCCACACGCTCAGCAGGTAGTGCAGGTCCAGCGACAGCGGCGGCGAGCTGCCCGACGGGTCGTTGGCGCGCTTGGCGTTGCGCAGGTGCTCGTTCACCGTCACGCGGAACAGGTACAGCGAGATCGCCGTCCCGAAGTCCGGCTGCGAGGCCAGCTCGCCGCTGGAGAGCAGCAGGAACTCGCACGGCTGCTTCGTGTGGATCGACGCGGGAAACGAGTTCTTGAGGTAGGTGATCAGCGAGTTGCCCACCGAATGGACGGCGTTGATGTTCGCCATGCGCTCAGCCCCCGCCGCCAGTGGTGCCCGTCACTCGTCCTCCCTCTCGATGATCTCGCGCACCAGCGGACCCAGCCCGTCCAGCCCGCGGAAGTACCTCACCGACCCGCTCGCCACCTCGCGAAGCTCGCCCCGCCACTCGCCGCCCTGCCCCGCCACCTCGCGCGGCTCCGGCCAGATGCGGATGATCAGCGTGTGGGGACGCGGCGGCTCTACGGTCGTCATCGGTGCCGGGCGCGCGGGCGGCGGGTGCGTCCCGCCCGGCCCTCCGGCCCGGGACCAAGGCCGGTCCCCCGGCTCGGACCGCAATCCTAAACCCCGGGCGCCTCACCACCGCCTCACGGGCGTCACAGGAGCGACACAGAGTTTCGGGGGATGGACGGAAGACGTTGTTAGGATGGGAGATAGCCCTCACCTGGCTCGTTCCTCGCCTGTCCTCTCCCGCAGGCGGGAGAAGAGACGGGTCCACGGTGGAGCGGGCGGTGGCGGGACGAGGCGAGTTCGTGCGAGCAGGGAGGGTGGCGACTCGCGGCTGCGCCGCTGCGGTGGGACCGTGTCCGCGGAGGGACGATCCAACCGGCGGTAGGGGTGCGATTTATCGCATCCGGAATCTACCGGAATGCGAAGGCGTCCCGTCGCGCGAACATCTGCGGCGGGACGCCTTCGGTTGATCTCACTGCGGATTTGTTGGGTCGATGCAGGCTTCGATGCTCGCCCTATCCCCGCGCCTCGTGGGGAACGCCGGGCAGGGCGTCGCGGGCCTGCTCGACCTCGCGGATGAGCGTGCGCAGCTCGCCGCTCGTGGCGTCCAGCCACCGCTCCGCCGCACGCAGGCGGGCGAGAACCGTCTCCACCTGCGGCGGCATCTCATCCACCGCGTGCGACGTGGGAAGCACGAACGGCAGCGCCTGGATCGCGGGAGATGCGGTCCCCGGCGCACGCCCCACCGCCGTCGCCGAGGCGGAGCGATGCGCATCTCCCGAATCCCCGTCTCCCGGCGAAGATTTGGCGGTGACGATGCGGAGCGGGATGGGGATGCGCTGCTGGCCGCCGCGCGGGGGCGAGTGACGCGCCTCGTCCTGCGTGCGTCCGGCGGGCGGAGGCTGGAGGGTGCCAGCGCGGATGGAGTCCGCCAGCGCGGCGGTCTCGTCCATGGGCCCGATCTCCAGCTCGTGCTGGAGCAGGCGGACGCACACGTCGAACTGGCGGAGCGCGGCGGGCCGGTCGCCGGCGTACGCGAAGAAGCGCATCACGTCGCGGTGCACGTGCTCGCGCAACGGGTCGTGGCCCAGCAGCCGCTGCGCGAGCAGGCTCGCATGCAGCCAGGCCCCCCGCCCCGCGTGCCAGCGCATCAGCCGCTCCAGCGCGCCCAGGAAGCGCAGCCGCAGCCGCTCGCGCTCCACCAGGCACCAGTCGTCGTAGATGCCCTCCAGCAAGTCGCCGCGGTACAGCTCCACCGCCTCCTCCAGGACCGCCGCCGTCTCCCCGGTGAGCGCCGCGTTCGCGCCCTCGGGCACGCGGGCCAGGCGCCCCTCGAACTCGTGCACGTCCAGCCAGTGGTCCGACGCCGCGTCGAAGCCCACCTCGTCCTGCCGCACGCGGATGCACGCCTCGCCGCCGTCGCACTCCACCACCTGCCGCACGCGCCAGATGTCCGTGCGCAGGCACTTCCGCGCCGTGTGCTCCGGCCGGTCACCCCAGAAGTGGCCCATCAGCACGTCGCGGGCGTGCGGGCGGCCGCGGTGCAGCGCCAGGAACGCGAAGAGGCCGCGCGCCCGCTGCGTGGCGAACGCCGGCAGCGGCCGTCCTCCGCGGAAAAGGTCCATCCCGCCGAACAGGTGGATGCGAAGCGTGTTCATCCGTCCAGGCGTAAGCCAGGGTGTGGCCGCACGCCACCCGCGCGGGTCCGGCAGCCGCGCGGGAGGCGGCGGCTTCGGGGGCGGCGGGCGGCGGCGCGCCGGCTCGCGGGAGCACGAGCGACGGCCGCGAAAGGACGGTGGACAACGGCAAGGCGGATGCCGCGCCGTAGCAGTTTGCGTGCTCGCCGGCAAGCTGTTGATGCATAGGCCCTTCCGCCGATGCGGAGGCGAAAGGTGGCGGCTCGCGACCCGTCCATCTGCGTACCGCACGCGCCACAGGTGGGACTTTCCCGCCCCGTCCACGCCTGGCACCTTCCGAGCGCCGGGCATGTACTACTCGTGCCGGTAGCAGATGGGCATCCTCCGATTCCGGAAAGCTAAGTATAAGGTGGAACG is a window encoding:
- a CDS encoding phage tail protein is translated as MPDRITPYGAFNFLVNLNGDVGPDEPLGGFSDVSGLGTEITVAEYRNGNDAENHVRKVPGVHKVADVTLKRGIVSSADLWAWIDNVRKNGINAQRTVTITLRDETGTDVQSWTLRNVIPLKYTGPTLAAKGGGDVAMEELVLSAEALELDAA
- a CDS encoding phage tail sheath subtilisin-like domain-containing protein, with product MPEYLAPGVYVEETSFRAKSIEGVSTSTTAFVGPTRRGPVGDVPELVTSFADFQRIYGGLDDLFGMPNFVAHAARSYFNEGGGRLYVSRAFQAGGSPSGGVAASPTVLAGGGPGNSFHFVARFPGGAGNGRITLIQQATPATVQTMANARPGTLLRTGGSDAAVAPARPARLKAAGQVFTLKDGQSLTMAVSGGAPATVNFKGEAAFVTGTALPDAVIDFGDAASRTLTVEIDGETQAVTLSAQNLERAAMVEEVNSQLRGGWAEITANKLRVGTERRGSGASVKVHANPAFGFAADLADVNVADAANTVADVAHVTPSELDALLTPHGVRVLQNDAGEVWFTTVATGAAATLAVTAGAAQAAIGLATTTATGSDGPEIEYWLRGAGGGWTDAGGGALSLGGLLPNQAPPGGADFLSMVVVADDADGNQSSYEGVGFDPAHPQWIGHILAVRPSRRAEQLEHMYAFELSGSVPGLALRNALFGSTDRVVVDLAGGDDGGPPMTAAYEAAFGAMEPLDDVSIVAAPGHSAYEDWQGIQGALIQHVERPRAYRIAVLDTPPEQIVGEARQVRSLIDSTKAALYYPWVTVSNPQARPGRDDIPREINLPPSGFVAGVYARSDVQRGVHKAPANEVVRSAIRFESDINYAQQEVLNPLGVNCLRFFAGRGFRVWGARTVSSDPEWKYVNVRRYFNYLERSIDQGTQWAVFESNGERLWANVRETISSFLYNEWRNGALLGGSAKEAYFVKCDRSTMTQNDLDNGRLICLIGVAALKPAEFVIFRIGQKTADNRS
- a CDS encoding BTAD domain-containing putative transcriptional regulator — its product is MNTLRIHLFGGMDLFRGGRPLPAFATQRARGLFAFLALHRGRPHARDVLMGHFWGDRPEHTARKCLRTDIWRVRQVVECDGGEACIRVRQDEVGFDAASDHWLDVHEFEGRLARVPEGANAALTGETAAVLEEAVELYRGDLLEGIYDDWCLVERERLRLRFLGALERLMRWHAGRGAWLHASLLAQRLLGHDPLREHVHRDVMRFFAYAGDRPAALRQFDVCVRLLQHELEIGPMDETAALADSIRAGTLQPPPAGRTQDEARHSPPRGGQQRIPIPLRIVTAKSSPGDGDSGDAHRSASATAVGRAPGTASPAIQALPFVLPTSHAVDEMPPQVETVLARLRAAERWLDATSGELRTLIREVEQARDALPGVPHEARG
- a CDS encoding DUF4255 domain-containing protein; protein product: MANINAVHSVGNSLITYLKNSFPASIHTKQPCEFLLLSSGELASQPDFGTAISLYLFRVTVNEHLRNAKRANDPSGSSPPLSLDLHYLLSVWADNAMDEHVLLAWALDQLHRHPVLDVSALTPEAEWTTGDFIQLIPAELSTEDLMRIWDALDPAYRLSVSYIARVVRIGGQAAEGAPSVASRFGFDSSGPAR